Proteins from a genomic interval of Nematostella vectensis chromosome 12, jaNemVect1.1, whole genome shotgun sequence:
- the LOC116603944 gene encoding microtubule-associated protein futsch: MAVEENHSRRKDDRSLDFLSANFDPLRALYRRDIQPPFPNIQVFNNLAEYARAIKEGKSKPAFRPSEKPQPSQRARNLKPQFQGLEIQERLQALADGSTKVEGQGGAVLASAEGGVCLGGKVVGGGGLGEGRRWKKPMNVLDKMQACSVGPMSILYRCVEERLKLRVWTRRYKGLRSVLSGYLIAFDKHMNLALMDVDEVYTLEEITAEPLPEAEAKEVKQKKKKKKKNKKGPESLNECRKEESELLKAVAPPEKNVASTDVSKVQEEESEMESTVKDSHLYQRTSIDELFMEYRDPRLLRRTDKACEIGTAMSSIRVQSERKPVVELPTDPRIQKGIPSNVKPLVGDNKQASDCHLKDKINLIGKQIPADPRIRPRPDSQGKVDSVKPFVEETVHAGITQLQEDRRQMQKQPLAVDPRTRPSLESQEQEDSNVEPVSEKVQVDIRRQMQKQPLAVDPRLQPRPQSQEQVDSNVVPLVGETVQLDIRRQMQKQPLAVDPRTRPSFESQKQEESNVEPSVGGTVQVDIRRQMQKQPLAVDRRLQPRPQSQEQVDSNVVPPVGETVQVDIRQQMQKQPLAVDRRNRPILDSQGQASGSERVRIASSEIAMKGRAPDLATSATAIHVRRPFAGDFPSSTRVEKGKSCEEAACPAITQDQVSSLDASEYSKLRERRTSGNVAIAQVISEERSSQDPINIPMVQERSHFTSVPSTRERHLFLDAARIRGRRHSGDLASAQVISETLSSRNSSSVPIVRERSHSTGANRTHERHLSFDEARMRDLSRTRRIPLAVISDLPQLDPRLSTHENSIYKTDSKLKTFRVLNYGAKSREDVDFKVSYSDSGTNSAFSERNEPQEQYPERKAMAGEKAWDSKTIQDSQDVGSTATDTEKTGTVPFSERHTGNLETSMYSTQSGTVKPEGIDDDVPALAVCSEKPSFLFSQDLTVHLSSCDEGEPEEMEFTVVGIFQPNEPNPGEQGLVMQDVKIQIPLVLPQTDKQMDFMEAHVPVVATVSDEVFSDLDDIVMTTDKDGINTARDPNDSVMAPDPDDTVTAPDPEDFNTAPAPEDFNTAPDLDDFDTAPDLDDFNTAYDPDDIVMASDPDDINTARDPDDIVTASDPDDVNTASDPDDIKTASDPDDIAMASGTGTKKKDIIPKGSSAVTNADNVVAKDCSMVTEDNVAKAVDVVAKESSLVTKADDVAKDISTVTKADDIVAKESSFVTKADDVAKDISTVTKADDVAKDISMVTKADDVAKDSSTVTKADDVAKDSSTVTKADDVAKDISTVTKADDVTKDISTVTNSDDVANDISTVTKADDVAKDSSTVTKADDDAKDISTVTKADDVAKDISTVTNSDDVAKDISTVTKADDVAKDMSTVTKADDVAKDISTVTKADDVAKDSSTVTKADDVAKDSSTVTKADDVAKDSSTVTKADDVAKDISTVTKADDVAKDISTVTKADDVAKDISTVTKADDVAKDISAVTNSDDVAKDISTVTKADDVAKDISTVTKADDVAKDISTVTKADNVAKDISTVTKADDVAKDISTVTKADDVAKDISTVTKADDVAKDISTVTKADDVAKDISTVTKADDVAKDSSTVTKADDVAKDSSTVTKADDVAKDSSTVTKADDVAKDISTVTKADDVAKDMSTVTNSDDVAKDISTVTNSDDVAKDISTVTNSDDVAKDISTVTKADDVAKDVSTVTKADDVAKDISTVTKADDVAKDISTVTKADDVAKDSSTVTKADDVAKDISTVTKADDVAKDSSTVTKADDVAKDISTVTKADDVAKDISTVTNSDDVAKDISTVTKADDVAKDISTVTKADDVVAKESSLVTEAEVVKDSNLASEKGGIGPIGINTMEINPDMSLEQGELSDSDDNIAQKSYITPVAGNPSAGRDRNTVLEEGKLSKGGARPADRMKLGVKALSQSDDGKEEGEISSDEEPPASSGELEPTGSKSQCAMQADIKKHTKGVVPRKGPVWARLDFSKRVSIDTRRLEQVEKSRVGEEDVPFESIKDSRRRKKKPHDKKEGKGPSGNGERDTSTTEIGDVTTRHTQSMKHTQDKRRESSQIKEKHRTEDTFPKEKEARGANANEISKQGVKEKARETRRESVRQEGKDYSKDLEGDSKERVGQNAGDAKSRHESRRESSEEGREIGKKDSRERQGDSNADVWLSESRRDGRNSEDGQRKRERVRKGRDVSAKASSKIPVNEKEYVGKARTLEESKEKARNIDTRDSKRSDGGGEMRTKGDCQGSNRGVKGGQSEKESKDRTKDKYSDSRKQPDRENRRERKYEAGKLGDLRKGEKLFSSELNVQNSEKVDTKISQTKGKEQYEDLSENLFLSVETREKGETSRKRVTKKGTENSADDSSSAPKGTSEKPRQLKDRKDSEQKTGCPDSDDVLAPHGSDNPAVSNSGQKSARKGLLPTPVNWGRPQRDSSTDAEGLVKDLEGITTFVPRLEPTQEDCPVKEVLGSAQKVSQRRTKLARKTLAKRTAKPEFSPSKGLIQSNRKRKQRDQDERNTKKVKLSAVSSRLLGWQSDQEAAIKVVENSTEQMDRPNTQNEQVVGSNTHTEQKAGLNTRYKPVAASKTTELITESKTRKEQITGSKTRTEQIAESDTRTKPLAGSNTPIDNDKESDCRTVKIGKGKRLVFKRRHVNQLFVRGDNVVMVAFAP; encoded by the exons atggcggtcgAAGAGAATCATTCCCGCCGAAAAGACGACAGGAGTTTAGACTTTCTCTCAGCAAATTTCGATCCCTTGCGAGCACTCTACCGCCGAGATATCCAACCACCCTTTCCAAACATTCAAGTCTTTAATAATCTCGCTGAATATGCCCGTGCTATCAAGGAAGGCAAATCAAAGCCAGCATTTCGACCGTCTGAAAAACCTCAGCCAAGTCAACGTGCGCGCAACCTCAAGCCACAGTTCCAAGGGCTGGAGATACAAGAGAGACTTCAAGCGCTTGCTGATGGGAGTACGAAAGTGGAGGGTCAGGGGGGAGCAGTTTTGGCTAGTGCGGAAGGTGGGGTTTGCCTTGGAGGAAAGGTAGTTGGCGGTGGAGGACTTGGCGAAGGAAGGCGGTGGAAAAAACCTATGAATGTCCTAGACAAAATGCAAG cATGTTCAGTTGGGCCTATGAGCATATTGTACCGATGTGTGGAAGAAAGACTGAAGCTGAGAGTGTGGACTCGGCGGTATAAGGGACTGCGTAGTGTGTTATCAGGGTATCTCATTGCCTTTGACAAGCACATGAACTTG GCGCTTATGGATGTTGATGAGGTGTACACGTTAGAAGAGATAACAGCTGAACCTCTTCCCGAAGCAGAAGCCAAAGAAGTTaagcagaaaaagaaaaagaagaaaaagaacaaaaaaggcCCAGAATCTCTAAACGAGTGTCGAAaagaagaatctgaattattAAAGGCAGTTGCTCctcctgaaaaaaatgttgcttCAACTGATGTATCCAAAGTACAGGAAGAGGAATCGGAAATGGAATCAACTGTTAAGGATTCTCATCTTTATCAAAGAACCAGTATTGATGAACTTTTCATGGAATATCGAGATCCACGTTTATTAAGACGAACCGACAAAGCTTGCGAAATTGGTACTGCAATGAGCAGTATTCGTGTTCAGTCTGAAAGAAAACCTGTTGTGGAGTTACCAACTGATCCACGTATCCAGAAAGGCATACCTAGTAATGTTAAACCTTTAGTCGGAGACAATAAACAGGCAAGTGATTGCCATTTGAAAGACAAGATAAATCTGATTGGAAAACAAATTCCTGCAGACCCCCGGATTCGTCCTAGACCCGACAGCCAAGGAAAGGTAGACAGTGTCAAACCTTTTGTTGAAGAAACAGTTCATGCTGGCATCACTCAACTACAAGAGGATAGACGGCAGATGCAGAAACAACCTCTTGCAGTCGATCCCCGCACTCGACCTAGTCTTGAAAGCCAAGAACAAGAAGACAGCAATGTCGAACCAGTTTCAGAGAAAGTCCAGGTGGATATCAGACGGCAGATGCAGAAACAACCTCTTGCAGTCGATCCCCGCCTTCAACCTAGACCCCAAAGCCAAGAACAAGTAGACAGCAATGTCGTACCTCTAGTTGGAGAGACAGTCCAGTTGGATATCAGACGGCAGATGCAGAAACAACCTCTTGCAGTCGATCCCCGCACTCGACCTAGTTTTGAAAGCCAAAAACAAGAAGAAAGCAATGTCGAACCTTCAGTTGGAGGGACAGTCCAGGTGGATATCAGACGGCAGATGCAGAAACAACCTCTTGCAGTCGATCGCCGCCTTCAACCTAGACCCCAAAGCCAAGAACAAGTAGACAGCAATGTCGTACCTCCAGTTGGAGAGACAGTCCAGGTGGATATCAGACAGCAGATGCAGAAACAACCTCTTGCAGTCGATCGCCGCAATCGACCTATTCTTGACAGCCAAGGACAAGCCTCTGGTTCAGAACGTGTGCGTATAGCATCATCTGAGATAGCAATGAAAGGAAGAGCTCCTGACCTTGCTACAAGTGCTACAGCAATACACGTTAGAAGACCTTTTGCTGGCGATTTTCCAAGTTCGACTAGGGTCGAAAAAGGGAAATCTTGTGAAGAAGCAGCCTGCCCTGCAATTACACAAGACCAAGTTTCTTCACTAGATGCCAGTGAGTATTCTAAACTACGAGAAAGGAGAACCTCAGGAAACGTAGCTATCGCTCAAGTGATAAGTGAAGAGAGATCTTCTCAAGATCCGATTAACATTCCAATGGTACAGGAAAGAAGTCACTTCACAAGCGTTCCTAGTACTCGTGAAAGACATCTATTTCTTGATGCAGCAAGAATACGAGGAAGGAGACATTCAGGAGACCTAGCTAGCGCTCAAGTGATAAGTGAAACATTATCTTCCCGAAATTCGAGTAGTGTCCCGATTGTACGAGAAAGGAGTCACTCCACAGGCGCCAATAGAACTCACGAAAGACATTTATCTTTTGATGAAGCAAGGATGCGAGACCTTAGCCGAACTCGACGCATTCCTCTAGCAGTCATTAGTGATCTGCCTCAATTAGATCCAAGATTATCAACCCATGAGAACAGTATATACAAGACCGACTCGAAGCTGAAGACCTTCAGGGTTTTAAATTATGGTGCGAAGTCACGCGAAGATGTAGACTTTAAGGTTTCTTATAGTGATTCTGGTACAAACAGCGCTTTTTCTGAAAGAAATGAACCTCAAGAGCAATATCCCGAAAGAAAGGCGATGGCTGGTGAAAAGGCATGGGACTCAAAGACCATACAAGATAGCCAGGATGTGGGCTCTACTGCTACTGATACTGAAAAAACGGGTACAGTCCCTTTCTCTGAACGCCATACAGGAAACCTCGAAACCTCCATGTATTCTACTCAAAGTGGGACGGTAAAACCTGAaggtattgatgatgatgtaccTGCGTTGGCTGTATGTTCGGAGAAACCTAGCTTTCTATTCTCCCAGGATCTGACTGTCCACTTGTCCTCCTGCGACGAAGGTGAGCCTGAAGAAATGGAGTTCACTGTCGTTGGGATCTTTCAACCAAATGAGCCAAACCCTGGGGAACAAGGCTTAGTAATGCAAGACGTCAAGATACAAATTCCTTTAGTTCTCCCTCAAACGGACAAGCAGATGGATTTTATGGAAGCGCATGTCCCTGTTGTTGCCACAGTGTCCGATGAAGTTTTTTCTGATCTCGATGATATTGTCATGACAACTGATAAAGATGGTATAAACACGGCTCGTGATCCAAATGATTCTGTCATGGCACCTGACCCAGATGATACTGTTACAGCTCCTGATCCAGAAGATTTTAACACTGCTCCTGCTCCAGAAGATTTTAACACTGCTCCTGATCTAGATGATTTTGACACTGCTCCTGATCTAGATGATTTTAACACTGCTTACGATCCAGATGATATTGTCATGGCATCTGATCCAGATGATATTAATACGGCTCGTGATCCAGATGATATTGTCACGGCATCTGATCCAGATGATGTTAACACGGCATCTGATCCAGATGATATTAAAACGGCATCTGATCCAGATGATATTGCCATGGCTTCTGGTACTGgtacaaagaaaaaagacataATCCCAAAGGGCAGTAGTGCAGTTACTAATGCTGATAATGTTGTGGCCAAGGACTGTAGTATGGTTACTGAGGATAATGTTGCCAAGGCTGTTGATGTTGTCGCCAAAGAGAGTAGTTTGGTTACTAAGGCTGATGATGTCGCCAAGGACATAAGTACAGTTACTAAGGCTGATGATATCGTCGCCAAAGAGAGTAGTTTCGTTACTAAGGCTGATGATGTCGCCAAGGACATTAGTACTGTTACTAAGGCTGATGATGTCGCCAAGGACATTAGTATGGTTACTAAGGCTGATGATGTCGCCAAGGACAGTAGTACAGTTACTAAGGCTGATGATGTTGCCAAGGACAGTAGTACCGTTACTAAGGCTGATGATGTCGCCAAGGACATTAGCACGGTTACTAAGGCTGATGATGTCACCAAGGACATTAGTACGGTTACTAATTCAGATGATGTCGCCAATGACATTAGCACGGTTACTAAGGCTGATGATGTTGCCAAGGACAGTAGTACTGTTACTAAGGCTGATGATGACGCCAAGGACATTAGTACGGTTACTAAGGCTGATGATGTCGCCAAGGACATTAGTACGGTTACTAATTCTGATGATGTCGCCAAGGACATTAGTACGGTTACTAAGGCTGATGATGTCGCCAAGGACATGAGTACGGTTACTAAGGCTGATGATGTCGCCAAAGACATTAGTACGGTTACTAAGGCTGATGATGTCGCCAAGGACAGTAGTACGGTTACTAAGGCTGATGATGTCGCCAAGGACAGTAGTACTGTTACTAAGGCTGATGATGTCGCCAAGGACAGTAGTACTGTTACTAAGGCTGATGATGTCGCCAAGGACATAAGTACTGTTACTAAGGCTGATGATGTCGCCAAGGACATTAGTACGGTTACTAAGGCTGATGATGTCGCCAAGGACATTAGTACGGTTACTAAGGCTGATGATGTCGCCAAGGACATTAGTGCGGTTACTAATTCTGATGATGTCGCCAAGGACATTAGTACGGTTACTAAGGCTGATGATGTCGCCAAGGACATTAGTACGGTTACTAAGGCTGATGATGTCGCCAAGGACATTAGTACGGTTACTAAGGCTGATAATGTCGCCAAGGACATTAGTACGGTTACTAAGGCTGATGATGTCGCCAAGGACATTAGTACGGTTACTAAGGCTGATGATGTTGCCAAGGACATAAGTACAGTTACTAAGGCTGATGATGTCGCCAAGGACATTAGTACTGTTACTAAGGCTGATGATGTCGCCAAGGACATTAGTACGGTTACTAAGGCTGATGATGTCGCTAAGGACAGTAGTACAGTTACTAAGGCTGATGATGTTGCCAAGGACAGTAGTACTGTTACTAAGGCTGATGATGTCGCCAAGGACAGTAGTACTGTTACTAAGGCTGATGATGTCGCCAAGGACATTAGTACGGTTACTAAGGCTGATGATGTCGCCAAGGACATGAGTACGGTTACTAATTCTGATGATGTCGCCAAGGACATTAGTACGGTTACTAATTCTGATGATGTCGCCAAGGACATTAGTACGGTTACTAATTCTGATGATGTCGCCAAGGACATTAGTACGGTTACTAAGGCTGATGATGTCGCCAAGGACGTTAGTACGGTTACTAAGGCTGATGATGTCGCCAAGGACATTAGTACGGTTACTAAGGCTGATGATGTCGCCAAGGACATTAGTACGGTTACTAAGGCTGATGATGTCGCCAAGGACAGTAGTACGGTTACTAAGGCTGATGATGTCGCCAAGGACATTAGTACGGTTACTAAGGCTGATGATGTCGCCAAGGACAGTAGTACAGTTACTAAGGCCGATGATGTTGCCAAGGACATTAGTACGGTTACTAAGGCTGATGATGTCGCCAAGGACATTAGTACGGTTACTAATTCTGATGATGTCGCCAAGGACATTAGTACGGTTACTAAGGCTGATGATGTCGCCAAGGACATAAGTACAGTTACTAAGGCTGATGATGTTGTCGCCAAAGAGAGTAGTTTGGTTACAGAGGCTGAAGTTGTTAAGGACAGTAATCTGGCTAGTGAGAAAGGTGGCATAGGGCCTATTGGCATTAATACCATGGAGATAAATCCGGACATGTCATTGGAACAAGGGGAATTATCcgatagtgatgataatatTGCTCAGAAATCTTACATTACCCCAGTTGCGGGAAACCCTTCAGCGGGACGTGACAGAAACACGGTATTAGAAGAAGGGAAATTGTCTAAAGGTGGTGCCCGACCTGCAGATAGAATGAAGCTTGGCGTGAAAGCTCTGTCCCAATCAG ATGATGGTAAAGAGGAAGGTGAGATTTCTAGCGATGAGGAGCCGCCTGCTTCATCAGGCGAACTTGAGCCAACGGGCAGTAAGAGTCAATGTGCTATGCAAGCTGACATAAAGAAACACACAAAGGGAGTGGTTCCAAGAAAAGGCCCAGTTTGGGCGCGGTTGGATTTTAGCAAGAGAGTCTCGATTGACACCAGACGATTGGAGCAAGTAGAAAAAAGTAGGGTGGGTGAGGAAGACGTGCCTTTTGAAAGTATAAAGGATTCGAGACGGCGCAAAAAGAAACCGCATGACAAGAAAGAGGGAAAAGGGCCTTCTGGGAACGGTGAAAGGGATACGTCGACAACAGAAATTGGAGATGTTACCACTAGGCACACACAGAGTATGAAACATACTCAAGACAAGCGGAGAGAATCGAGTCAGATCAAGGAAAAACACAGAACAGAGGATACATTTCCcaaagaaaaagaagcaaGAGGTGCCAACGCCAACGAGATAAGTAAACAGGGTGTGAAAGAGAAAGCGAGGGAAACCAGAAGAGAAAGTGTCCGACAAGAGGGTAAAGATTACTCTAAAGATCTTGAAGGTGATTCCAAAGAAAGGGTGGGACAAAACGCCGGAGATGCGAAAAGCAGACATGAAAGTCGGAGAGAATCTAGTGAAGAAGGAAGAGAAATAGGGAAAAAAGATTCTAGAGAACGACAGGGTGATTCGAATGCAGATGTGTGGCTAAGTGAAAGTAGAAGAGATGGCCGAAATAGTGAAGACGGACAAAGAAAACGGGAAAGAGTAAGGAAGGGCCGTGATGTATCCGCAAAAGCAAGTTCCAAGATTCCAGTCAACGAAAAGGAATATGTTGGCAAAGCTAGGACATTAGAAGAAAGCAAGGAGAAGGCAAGGAATATTGATACTAGGGATTCCAAGCGAAGTGATGGAGGGGGCGAAATGAGAACGAAGGGTGATTGCCAAGGTTCTAATAGGGGTGTAAAGGGAGGACAGAGTGAGAAAGAGTCGAAAGACAGAACTAAAGACAAATATTCAGATTCTAGAAAACAGCCTGACAGGGAAAACCGCCGTGAGAGGAAATATGAAGCAGGGAAACTTGGAGATTTAAGAAAGGGAGAGAAATTATTTTCGAGTGAATTAAATGTACAAAATAGCGAAAAAGTTGACACGAAAATTAGTCAGACAAAAGGGAAAGAGCAATACGAAGACCTGTCcgagaatttgtttttatctgtGGAAACGAGAGAAAAGGGCGAGACTAGCCGTAAACGTGTTACGAAGAAGGGAACTGAGAATTCCGCTGACGATTCAAGTAGCGCTCCCAAAGGAACGTCCGAGAAACCACGACAATTAAAGGACAGAAAAGACAGTGAACAAAAGACCGGCTGTCCAGATAGTGACGATGTCTTAGCACCACATGGAAGCGATAATCCAGCTGTTTCAAATTCCGGACAGAAAAGCGCTCGCAAAGGCTTGCTTCCTACTCCTGTCAATTGGGGCAGGCCACAGAGAGATTCGAGTACTGATGCAGAAGGTTTAGTCAAGGATCTAGAGGGTATAACTACGTTTGTTCCTAGACTGGAACCCACTCAAGAAGACTGCCCTGTTAAGGAGGTATTAGGCAGTGCACAAAAGGTGTCCCAAAGACGTACAAAATTGGCCAGAAAAACCCTAGCAAAGAGAACAGCAAAACCGGAATTCTCCCCTTCAAAGGGTTTAATCCAATCCAACAGGAAGCGAAAACAAAGGGATCAAGATGAGCGAAATACCAAAAAGGTGAAGCTTAGTGCTGTTTCATCGAGGTTATTGGGCTGGCAAAGCGATCAAGAGGCAGCAATAAAAGTGGTGGAGAACTCCACGGAACAGATGGACCGGCCAAACACCCAAAATGAACAGGTAGTCGGTTCGAACACTCATACTGAACAGAAGGCCGGGTTAAACACTCGTTATAAACCGGTTGCCGCGTCAAAAACTACAGAACTGATTACAGAATCAAAAACTCGTAAAGAACAGATTACCGGATCAAAAACTCGTACTGAACAGATTGCCGAATCTGACACTCGTACTAAACCACTTGCCGGGTCAAACACCCCTATTGATAACGACAAAGAGTCCGATTGTCGCACCGTGAAGATTGGCAAAGGGAAACGTCTGGTCTTCAAGCGCCGACACGTGAATCAGTTGTTCGTCAGAGGGGACAACGTGGTAATGGTGGCATTTGCCCCTTGA